The Silene latifolia isolate original U9 population chromosome Y, ASM4854445v1, whole genome shotgun sequence sequence GTAACAATGTGTTTCAAGAACTACTATAGAGCTGCTACAATTTCTAGCTATTTCCTCCCTTCAGTACCGAATTTCTGCCACCTAAATGCGATTTTGGTCAATGTTCTCACTCCAGCCAGTTAATAGATGAAAAAccaagagaagagaagagaaagaaaaggTGGATGATCAATATAGATGAAAGATGGATGTGAAGAAGAAATGACTATCATGGATGATGGAGCGTTACTGCGTTAGCATTCAACAATCCATTGCATTGGCACACAATTCAACTAAGAAAACCAAACTTGAGTCGTGCACCTATTCATAAAAAAAGTGAGTAAAATGATACATAGATATTTTTCATTGAGCACATGTTAACCAAGGTTGGTCGGTAAATTCATTGAGTGGCGGTACAATTGAACAGGATTCAAATTTCAAAACCCGTTCACCTTGGAACAACCCTTGTGGCCGCCTTTTCACAAAAACAAACCTCAGAGTGGTTATTATCATCACCGGCACCAAGCAAAGAAACTGACCCAATGTCTACGTTACCTCCACTCATTTCACAGAAAAAAACGCACTTAATAATCGCAATTCAACAGCAAATCAAACAATGAAGAGATTGTGTGACTATTAAATATCCCATCTACCACAATTTAATTGAAAGCAcaaaaatttgacacaaaaaatgGTATTGCCAGAAATACGCGATAAACACAACAATAAatctaaagaagaagaagaagataagGCAATGACACCCAAAAATGATATTGTATATTCGACGACACCATTTCCCCATTTGCACATCAACCCATGGTAAAGAACACCTGGAATTATACAATCCGAAGTCATCTAACAATAATCATAATCTACACAAATGCAAACAACTCAAATAAAATTGAAAACATCCCATTTAAAAACAATCATGTAAGAAACCTAAAAAAAAAGTGATATTAATCTGAATTCAACATTACTTAAACGCAGATGATACGAACATTAAAACGAAGTATTTGAtaaaaaagggaaagaaagaagtATACTTTGTTGATTACGAGCAGTAAAGAGAATGGAAGCAGTTTCATCAGCAACAAGACACTCAGTAATACGAGTAGAACGGGCATTCAAAGACGAAGAAGAAGATCTGGGTTTTTGTAAGACGGAATTAGAAGAAAGCACTTTAACAACCAATGTATGGCCTGATGTTACGGGTTTAAGTTGGTCTACTTTGACAAACACTGGCTTTCTCTTTGCTGTTGTTGTCGGATTTGACGCCATTATGATTATGATGGTGATTTGGGAGAAATGAGGGAATTTTGTAAGATTGAAACCCTAATGATGGAAGAATGAACACGAGGAGAAAaagatctgttttttttttttttttttttttttggtgatgaGGGTTGATTCCCCCGGGTACATGCAATACCCTGCAAACCACGTGTGCCATGTAAGACATCCTATTTAGGATGACATTGAATCGCAAAGACTCAGATAGGAGTCGAACTCGCGACTCTCAATTCATTCGCATTGCAATCTTTGAAAGACTCCCATTTCCTCCACTACACTCAAGCCACCTTTGATTAACATATAATTACATCcatatttcaattttattttgattcCTCCATATTTTAATGTTCTTCCCATTTCTCCCTTATATGTGAATAGTATTATAATGAAAGGGGCAGAACATATAAATGTAGAAGGAGTAATGAATACGGACATATTTAAATATCCAAGTTATCAAGATAAAGTTTTATTTTACCaaattaaacaatttttttttacacATTTATTAACTTATTACTTAGTGGGCCTTTGTGCAATTAGGCTAGTCTTTTGCTAAAAATAGTGAGTTGTGGGAGCGTCTAATTTGGTTggttacaacatattcatattcatTCTTCAATaagtcttggtatagacgggtgaggCGAATAGACGGGTAAAGacttctaataaaatgggtaggggggccTCATGTGCTTTCCACTTTATAGCAAATgaatattttgtgagaggaaatggtatccgggtctagacggatagtgtccgtctataatgagaatttgtgttcattCTTATGGACGTGTAGGTGTTGGTCTTGCTGGTGGGTTGAGGAGACTCTAAGAGTAgacttttgggggttttggaaCATACCT is a genomic window containing:
- the LOC141634177 gene encoding uncharacterized protein At4g28440-like codes for the protein MASNPTTTAKRKPVFVKVDQLKPVTSGHTLVVKVLSSNSVLQKPRSSSSSLNARSTRITECLVADETASILFTARNQQIDLMQPGATVILRNAKIDMFKGSMRLAVDKWGRVEVTEPACFEVKENNNLSLVEYELVNVVEE